The proteins below are encoded in one region of Ostrea edulis chromosome 3, xbOstEdul1.1, whole genome shotgun sequence:
- the LOC125677154 gene encoding uncharacterized protein LOC125677154 isoform X1 yields MDTSLEYLKSWVMWPLDLISRPIKQPIIGIVLGWAFMWILLHIGNTILMYLAIFIIVFLVSEKCGFITIHFEKLTRYLNIKRYVQDKTRNTIPSLLETIQGFLVTHWLFSIGFAVGLVAGITF; encoded by the exons ATGGACACGTCTTTAGAGTACCTAAAGTCCTGGGTTATGTGGCCTTTGGATCTCATTAGCAGACCAATCAAACAACCCATTATTGGCATTGTTCTCGGATG GGCGTTCATGTGGATTCTGCTGCATATTGGAAACACTATTTTGATGTATTTGGCGATATTTATCATTGTCTTTCTG GTTTCAGAAAAGTGTGGGTTCATCACCATCCATTTTGAAAAGTTGACAAGATACCTGAATATAAAGAGATATGTACAAGACAAAACAAGGAATACGATTCCAAGCTTGCTGGAaact ATCCAAGGCTTCCTTGTAACTCACTGGCTGTTTTCCATTGGATTTGCTGTTGGACTCGTGGCTGGGATAACGTTTTGA
- the LOC125677154 gene encoding uncharacterized protein LOC125677154 isoform X2 translates to MDTSLEYLKSWVMWPLDLISRPIKQPIIGIVLGWAFMWILLHIGNTILMYLAIFIIVFLIQGFLVTHWLFSIGFAVGLVAGITF, encoded by the exons ATGGACACGTCTTTAGAGTACCTAAAGTCCTGGGTTATGTGGCCTTTGGATCTCATTAGCAGACCAATCAAACAACCCATTATTGGCATTGTTCTCGGATG GGCGTTCATGTGGATTCTGCTGCATATTGGAAACACTATTTTGATGTATTTGGCGATATTTATCATTGTCTTTCTG ATCCAAGGCTTCCTTGTAACTCACTGGCTGTTTTCCATTGGATTTGCTGTTGGACTCGTGGCTGGGATAACGTTTTGA